One part of the Sphingobium yanoikuyae genome encodes these proteins:
- a CDS encoding NAD-dependent epimerase/dehydratase family protein produces the protein MKTVLVTGSSGFIGYHLCHRLLQDGFHVIGIDNLSDYYDVGLKQRRQSLLLQNPHFTVVNQSIETPSLLMDLFRDYRPDLVVHLAAQAGVRYSIENPRSYLESNLVGTFELLEAARAFPPQHLLLASTSSVYGANDAMPYRETDKADHQLSFYAATKKATEAMAHSYAHLFGLPTTMFRFFTVYGPWGRPDMALFKFTKAILRNEPIDVYNYGDMRRDFTYIDDLVQGIRLLLDAIPHQGPDKDVQAPQSEVDSQSPVAPFRVVNIGNSQAVQLTDFIAAIEEATGRDAIRNLMPMQAGDVPATWADASLIRDLTGYTPSTPIAQGVRNFVAWYRDYYRL, from the coding sequence ATGAAAACCGTTCTCGTCACCGGTTCTTCAGGGTTCATTGGCTATCATCTGTGCCATCGCCTGCTCCAGGACGGATTTCATGTCATCGGCATCGATAATCTTTCGGATTATTACGATGTCGGCCTCAAGCAGCGCCGCCAGTCTCTGCTGCTGCAAAACCCCCATTTCACGGTGGTGAACCAGTCGATCGAAACCCCGTCGCTGCTGATGGACCTGTTCCGCGACTATCGCCCCGACCTAGTCGTCCATCTCGCCGCGCAGGCGGGCGTGCGCTATTCGATCGAAAATCCGCGCAGCTATCTGGAAAGCAATCTGGTCGGCACGTTCGAACTGCTCGAAGCCGCGCGCGCCTTCCCGCCACAGCATCTGCTGCTGGCCTCCACCTCATCGGTCTATGGCGCCAACGACGCCATGCCCTATCGCGAAACTGACAAGGCCGACCATCAGCTGAGCTTTTACGCCGCCACCAAGAAGGCGACCGAGGCGATGGCGCACAGCTATGCCCATCTGTTCGGCCTACCGACCACCATGTTCCGCTTCTTCACCGTCTACGGCCCCTGGGGCCGTCCCGACATGGCGCTGTTCAAGTTTACAAAGGCGATCCTGCGCAACGAGCCGATCGACGTCTATAATTATGGCGATATGCGGCGGGACTTCACCTATATCGACGATCTGGTCCAGGGCATCCGCCTACTGCTCGACGCGATCCCGCACCAGGGACCGGACAAGGACGTTCAGGCCCCGCAGAGCGAAGTTGACAGCCAGTCGCCGGTCGCGCCGTTCCGCGTCGTCAATATCGGCAATTCCCAGGCAGTGCAACTCACCGACTTCATCGCCGCGATCGAGGAGGCCACCGGGCGGGACGCCATCCGCAACCTCATGCCGATGCAGGCAGGCGACGTGCCGGCGACCTGGGCGGATGCCAGCCTGATCCGCGATCTCACCGGCTACACCCCCTCGACCCCGATCGCGCAGGGGGTGCGCAATTTCGTTGCCTGGTATCGTGACTATTACCGGCTCTGA
- a CDS encoding nucleotide sugar dehydrogenase translates to MNIAVVGLGYVGLSNAVLLAQHNHVIAVDVAADRVDAVNARLCPIVDADLEDYLQTRDLDLSATLDLDQACAGADFVLVATPTNYDPTTNYFDTSSVEAVIAQVTRINPQAIIIIKSTIPVGFTQAMRDRFGTDNIIFSPEFLREGKALHDNLHPSRIVVGEKSMLGQVISQLLRQGAIRQDIETVLTDPAEAEAIKLFANTYLAMRVAFFNELDSYALHRGLETRQIIDGISLDPRIGNHYNNPSFGYGGYCLPKDTKQLLANYSDVPQNMITAIVDANRTRKDFLADQIIAMQPRTVGIYRLVMKASSDNFRQSAIQGIMKRIKAKGIEVVIYEPTLGAPDFFGSQVLADLDEFKSRCSVIIANRKSPNLADVEEKIFTRDIYGVD, encoded by the coding sequence ATGAACATAGCGGTAGTCGGGCTGGGCTATGTCGGCCTTTCAAATGCAGTTCTGCTTGCTCAGCATAATCATGTCATTGCCGTCGATGTCGCTGCGGACCGTGTCGATGCGGTCAATGCGCGCCTATGCCCGATCGTCGATGCCGATCTCGAAGACTATCTGCAGACCCGCGACCTGGACCTGTCGGCCACGCTGGACCTCGACCAGGCTTGTGCCGGCGCGGATTTCGTCCTTGTGGCCACGCCGACAAATTATGACCCGACCACCAACTATTTCGACACCTCCAGCGTGGAGGCGGTCATCGCCCAGGTCACGCGGATCAACCCGCAGGCGATCATCATCATCAAGTCGACCATCCCGGTCGGCTTCACCCAGGCGATGCGCGACAGGTTCGGCACCGACAACATCATCTTCTCGCCGGAATTCCTGCGCGAAGGGAAAGCGCTGCACGACAATCTCCATCCCTCGCGGATCGTCGTGGGCGAAAAATCGATGCTGGGCCAGGTCATCAGCCAGTTGCTGCGCCAGGGCGCCATCCGCCAGGATATCGAAACGGTGCTGACCGATCCGGCCGAGGCGGAGGCGATCAAGCTGTTCGCCAACACCTATCTCGCGATGCGCGTCGCCTTCTTCAACGAACTGGACAGCTACGCCCTGCACCGCGGCCTGGAAACCCGCCAGATCATCGACGGCATCAGCCTCGATCCGCGGATCGGCAACCATTATAATAATCCGTCCTTCGGCTATGGCGGCTATTGCCTGCCCAAGGATACCAAGCAGTTGCTCGCCAATTACAGCGACGTGCCGCAGAACATGATCACCGCGATCGTCGACGCCAATCGCACCCGCAAGGATTTCCTGGCCGACCAGATCATCGCGATGCAGCCGCGCACGGTCGGCATCTACCGGCTCGTCATGAAGGCCAGCTCCGACAATTTCCGCCAGAGCGCGATCCAGGGGATCATGAAGCGGATCAAGGCCAAGGGGATAGAGGTCGTGATCTACGAACCGACTTTGGGCGCCCCCGATTTCTTCGGATCGCAGGTTCTGGCCGATCTCGATGAATTCAAGTCACGATGCAGCGTGATCATCGCCAATCGCAAGTCACCGAACCTCGCCGATGTCGAGGAAAAGATATTCACCCGCGACATCTACGGAGTTGATTGA